In one Hypomesus transpacificus isolate Combined female chromosome 18, fHypTra1, whole genome shotgun sequence genomic region, the following are encoded:
- the dnajc22 gene encoding dnaJ homolog subfamily C member 22, with protein sequence MVKRVTVTYALWAMAGPLGLHHLYLGRDSHALLWMLTFGGFGVGWSRDFYRIPAYVSEANKQAAGVRRRPEPPAMGPVRLAGQVCVGIYFGVVALIGLNTLSFFYLLVLPLSVGAGVHLVSSVGQQTSDLGKTLTACVVTSPIFYGSSLSPLPISLAASYAAAQHRKFKPPQSPESQKLVPRLTRLALAWLAFSAPLGYCIFHNTTATLYYISDCLAALLDVFWFFPWLRGVVEYLLLIPYRMLCFFTGGGYTEEAWKKVLEILLREYSQQEREALTVLSLTEQASLEDITHSYRELVKVWHPDHNPSQAAQAEEMFLKIQEAYEILFRRHKFDRHK encoded by the exons ATGGTGAAACGAGTGACAGTCACTTATGCGTTATGGGCGATGGCTGGACCATTGGGCCTGCACCACTTATACTTAGGAAGAGACAGCCATGCCCTGCTGTGGATGCTCACCTTCGGGGGCTTCGGTGTGGGCTGGTCTCGAGACTTCTACCGAATCCCTGCCTACGTATCCGAAGCTAACAAGCAGGCGGCAGGTGTGAGGAGAAGACCTGAGCCCCCTGCTATGGGCCCAGTACGATTGGCTGGGCAGGTCTGTGTCGGGATCTACTTTGGCGTGGTGGCTCTCATAGGCCTGAACACGCTCAGCTTCTTCTACCTGCTGGTCCTGCCGCTGTCGGTGGGTGCAGGAGTGCACCTGGTGTCCAGCGTGGGCCAGCAGACTTCAGATCTCGGCAAGACGCTGACTGCCTGTGTGGTCACCTCCCCTATCTTTTATGGCAGcagcctgtctcctctgcctATCAGTCTGGCTGCCAGCTACGCAGCAGCCCAGCACCGCAAGTTCAAACCCCCTCAGTCACCTGAGAGTCAGAAACTAG TGCCACGGTTGACCCGGCTGGCTTTGGCCTGGCTGGCCTTCTCCGCTCCTCTGGGATACTGTATATTCCACAACACCACCGCTACGCTCTACTACATCTCAGACTGTTTGGCAGCCCTGCTGGATGTGTTCTGGTTCTTTCCCTGGCTGCGAGGTGTGGTGGAGTACCTCCTACTGATACCCTACAGGATGCTGTGCTTCTTCACGGGAGGGGGATATACTGAGGAGGCCTGGAAGAAGGTGCTAGAAATACTCCTCAGGGAGTACagtcagcaagagagagaggcattaaCG GTTTTGTCGTTGACCGAGCAGGCGTCTCTGGAGGAcatcacacacagctacagGGAGCTGGTGAAGGTGTGGCATCCAGACCACAACCCCAGCCAGGCGGCCCAAGCAGAGGAGATGTTCCTAAAGATCCAGGAAGCTTACGAGATTCTGTTCCGA